The Fructilactobacillus myrtifloralis genome contains a region encoding:
- the rsmH gene encoding 16S rRNA (cytosine(1402)-N(4))-methyltransferase RsmH, whose amino-acid sequence MTEFKHETVLLAEAVDGLQVDPAGTYVDCTLGGGGHSARLLSQLTTGHLYAFDQDQTAITYNETHLQTDLERHAVTFIHDNFRNLKPDLAKEGVTQVDGIIYDLGVSSPQFDDAKRGFSYQRDARLDMRMDQRQALDAYQVVNQWSYADLVRIFFRYGEEKFAKPIARKIERVRSEHPIVTTTELAELVKSAIPAAARRHGGNPAKRVFQAIRIAVNDELGALEESLEQALELLKVHGRLAVITFQSLEDRLVKRLFKEETEIVDLPPNLPVIPPELQPHFRLVQKKPILPSSTEQTENHRSHSAKLRIIERIR is encoded by the coding sequence ATGACGGAATTTAAGCACGAGACAGTATTATTAGCGGAAGCGGTGGATGGCTTGCAAGTCGACCCCGCTGGAACCTATGTGGACTGCACCCTCGGGGGTGGGGGCCATAGCGCTCGGCTACTTTCCCAGTTAACCACTGGCCATCTGTACGCCTTTGATCAAGATCAAACCGCGATTACCTACAACGAAACCCACCTACAAACGGATTTAGAACGCCATGCAGTGACCTTTATTCATGATAACTTTCGCAATTTAAAACCAGACCTGGCCAAAGAAGGGGTCACACAAGTCGATGGGATTATTTATGATTTGGGGGTTTCTTCCCCTCAATTTGATGATGCGAAACGCGGGTTTAGTTACCAGCGTGATGCTCGCTTGGATATGCGGATGGACCAGCGTCAGGCCTTGGATGCCTACCAGGTCGTTAATCAATGGTCATATGCTGACTTGGTTCGGATTTTCTTTCGGTACGGCGAAGAAAAATTTGCGAAGCCGATTGCCAGAAAAATTGAACGGGTTCGCAGTGAACACCCGATTGTTACCACGACGGAACTAGCGGAGTTGGTGAAAAGCGCCATTCCCGCTGCCGCCCGACGTCACGGGGGAAACCCCGCTAAACGAGTGTTTCAAGCCATTCGCATTGCGGTGAACGATGAGTTAGGGGCCCTCGAGGAGTCCCTTGAACAGGCGTTAGAGCTCTTGAAGGTGCACGGACGGCTCGCAGTGATTACCTTTCAATCGCTAGAGGATCGGTTGGTAAAACGGTTATTTAAAGAAGAAACCGAAATTGTGGATTTACCGCCCAATTTACCGGTGATTCCCCCAGAGTTACAACCACATTTTCGGCTGGTGCAAAAGAAACCGATTTTACCCAGCAGCACGGAACAAACGGAAAATCATCGTTCGCATAGCGCAAAGTTACGCATTATCGAAAGAATTAGGTAG
- a CDS encoding copper homeostasis protein CutC, whose translation MQIEPLITTFQEVPVATTPETLRVALANHQLTPSRGLIAETVRYLHEHETSLDVLVSAAPERSEWNDAELNLMEADLFTCQELGADGVIIGATTKAGQLDYEGLAVLIGAADGMELFFSPAITQLPESEWATAFQWLSEQQFSGIVATDHLTALSEALSAFPTLQLIPLVASAEEQAAVNNQLHPHRIITPLS comes from the coding sequence ATGCAAATTGAACCTTTAATTACCACGTTTCAAGAAGTGCCCGTAGCAACCACCCCCGAAACGCTTCGGGTGGCACTCGCTAACCACCAGTTAACTCCCAGCCGGGGGTTAATTGCTGAAACCGTCCGGTATCTTCACGAACACGAAACTAGCTTAGACGTTCTGGTCAGCGCTGCTCCTGAGCGCAGTGAGTGGAATGATGCCGAGTTAAACCTGATGGAAGCAGACCTGTTTACCTGTCAGGAACTCGGCGCAGACGGCGTCATCATTGGGGCGACTACGAAGGCCGGCCAACTTGATTACGAGGGCTTAGCCGTTTTAATTGGCGCCGCTGACGGCATGGAACTCTTCTTTTCACCGGCGATTACCCAGCTTCCAGAATCAGAATGGGCCACTGCCTTTCAGTGGCTGAGCGAGCAACAGTTTAGTGGCATCGTTGCCACAGATCATTTAACCGCGTTATCTGAGGCCCTCTCCGCCTTTCCGACCTTACAACTAATTCCACTGGTTGCAAGCGCGGAGGAGCAGGCAGCCGTTAATAACCAGTTACACCCCCACCGCATCATCACACCCCTTAGTTGA
- a CDS encoding competence protein CoiA has product MLIVLIALQNGHRVLATQATSGSNYVCPGCQTPVILKRGRIKIAHFAHRTGQACLGGAPETIEHLQGKLCLWHQGGHRTRAVLEWYLPTIKQRPDVFLPPGNALEFQCSPISLTRLTERVQGYRQCAIHSEWILGRAYWQRRPEASSVLKFVAYRRTIGYYLVFLLVHEQRFVLRYHLSWVDQRLTFQERQFTTWDALTTFWEQSQAVAWHNPSLSAVNRWIGRQLGWKRSPWLIIQSRCYQAHHLLQGCPIACHYPRRVPPFQTYNWWLSWRVECVLALEQHPLDLTVVVDQLARAVQVPLVKAPRPVLEAMVLAFIGVLQHQQVIRWQGTQVKQLRPITWFGNEQQKERAIKAKEKD; this is encoded by the coding sequence GTGCTGATTGTGTTAATTGCGTTGCAAAATGGTCACCGGGTCTTAGCGACCCAAGCCACATCCGGATCTAACTATGTCTGTCCCGGGTGTCAGACCCCGGTAATTTTAAAGCGGGGGCGGATTAAAATCGCTCACTTTGCCCATCGGACAGGGCAAGCTTGTCTGGGGGGAGCCCCAGAGACAATCGAACACCTGCAGGGGAAGCTCTGCTTGTGGCACCAAGGCGGTCATCGCACCAGGGCAGTGCTGGAATGGTATTTACCGACCATTAAACAGCGTCCCGACGTTTTCTTGCCACCCGGCAACGCCCTGGAATTTCAATGCAGTCCGATTTCACTGACGCGTCTCACAGAGCGGGTGCAAGGCTACCGACAGTGTGCCATTCATTCTGAATGGATCCTCGGGCGTGCTTATTGGCAACGCCGGCCAGAAGCATCCAGTGTGTTAAAATTTGTGGCTTACCGGCGGACAATTGGGTATTATTTAGTGTTCTTGCTAGTTCACGAACAGCGATTCGTGTTGCGGTACCACTTAAGCTGGGTTGACCAACGATTGACGTTTCAAGAGCGCCAGTTTACCACCTGGGACGCGTTGACCACTTTTTGGGAACAATCCCAGGCCGTGGCCTGGCATAATCCGTCGCTAAGTGCGGTTAACCGCTGGATTGGGCGTCAATTAGGCTGGAAGCGGTCGCCCTGGTTGATCATACAAAGTCGTTGTTATCAAGCCCATCATTTACTGCAAGGTTGCCCAATCGCATGTCATTATCCTCGCCGGGTGCCCCCGTTTCAGACCTATAATTGGTGGCTTAGTTGGCGGGTCGAGTGCGTGTTAGCCTTAGAACAACACCCTCTTGATCTAACCGTGGTCGTTGACCAACTCGCTAGGGCCGTGCAGGTGCCCCTAGTCAAAGCGCCACGACCAGTCCTTGAAGCCATGGTGCTGGCCTTTATTGGCGTGCTTCAGCACCAGCAAGTTATTCGGTGGCAGGGAACGCAGGTGAAGCAGCTTCGTCCGATAACCTGGTTTGGGAATGAACAACAAAAGGAACGAGCAATTAAGGCAAAAGAAAAAGACTAG
- a CDS encoding adaptor protein MecA, producing the protein MKFEKTNENTIKVWVTNQDLKDRDVNLLELMDNQEEVEQFFYQILEEVDVDHEFQNNDLVSFQVLPAHNGFEMIISKDDRLVSKLTEANVNFASDESKDKFEKLKEKHPAVDVFDTNNLTRVVPIEFASFEDLLSGIQAVKQPLQIHGVTVTTSLYKQDDRYYLVLHYQILPDNVAPSWDEIKVQLDAIDDQLSLFYEFGELSPVGADQLEQAATPIIQQQAVSTLTKYFQ; encoded by the coding sequence TTGAAATTTGAAAAAACAAATGAAAATACGATTAAAGTTTGGGTAACTAATCAGGACCTGAAGGATCGAGACGTTAATTTACTGGAATTAATGGACAATCAAGAGGAGGTCGAACAATTTTTCTACCAAATCCTTGAAGAAGTTGACGTTGACCATGAATTTCAAAATAACGATTTAGTCTCGTTTCAGGTATTGCCAGCCCACAATGGGTTTGAAATGATCATCAGTAAGGACGACCGCTTGGTTTCCAAACTGACGGAAGCAAACGTTAACTTTGCGTCTGATGAATCGAAGGATAAATTTGAAAAGCTCAAGGAAAAACATCCTGCTGTGGATGTTTTTGACACGAACAATTTGACCCGGGTCGTTCCGATTGAGTTTGCCAGTTTCGAAGACCTGCTTAGTGGAATTCAGGCGGTAAAGCAGCCCCTGCAAATTCATGGGGTTACCGTGACCACGTCCCTGTACAAACAGGACGACCGGTATTACCTAGTGCTACATTATCAAATTTTGCCGGACAACGTTGCGCCGAGTTGGGATGAGATTAAAGTCCAACTGGATGCAATTGACGACCAACTCAGTTTATTTTATGAATTCGGGGAATTAAGTCCTGTAGGTGCTGATCAGCTGGAGCAAGCGGCAACGCCCATCATTCAACAACAGGCCGTTAGTACCTTAACTAAATATTTTCAGTAA
- a CDS encoding NAD kinase, giving the protein MRIAIFGNDNPTSTEVATSLSNLINNSQQLQLDELNPEVVISVGGDGTLLSAFHHYKDLVEKIRFVGVHTGHLGFYTDWRDNEVEQLVSSLERDNGQSVSYPLLDIKVEYSDQGEPDYMLALNESTVKKLFGTMVGKIYIKDQLFENFRGDGLCISTPTGSTAYNKSVGGAIISPKFNAVQVAEMASINNRVFRTIGSPIIIPPSEELTIVPNVSLHNVLTCDQLLVKDRPIKAITYRISERRIYFAKYRHTHFWKRVGNSFIGEDLND; this is encoded by the coding sequence ATGCGCATTGCAATTTTTGGTAATGACAATCCGACGTCTACAGAGGTAGCAACGTCATTGTCGAACCTAATTAATAACTCCCAACAATTGCAACTGGATGAGTTAAATCCCGAGGTTGTAATTTCGGTTGGGGGTGATGGAACCCTCCTATCGGCGTTTCACCATTATAAGGATCTAGTAGAAAAAATCCGCTTTGTGGGGGTGCACACGGGGCACCTGGGGTTTTATACGGACTGGCGGGATAACGAGGTAGAACAGCTGGTTTCCAGTCTGGAACGGGATAACGGGCAGAGTGTTAGTTATCCGCTCCTAGACATTAAGGTGGAGTATTCCGACCAGGGGGAACCAGATTACATGCTGGCTCTAAATGAATCCACGGTGAAAAAACTGTTTGGAACGATGGTTGGAAAGATTTACATCAAGGATCAGTTATTTGAAAACTTCCGGGGCGATGGGCTCTGTATTTCAACGCCCACCGGTTCAACTGCTTATAACAAATCAGTCGGTGGGGCGATCATCTCGCCGAAGTTTAACGCGGTGCAAGTGGCTGAAATGGCCTCGATTAATAACCGGGTCTTTCGGACGATTGGTTCCCCAATCATTATTCCGCCTTCAGAAGAACTCACCATTGTGCCGAATGTCTCTTTGCACAACGTGTTAACCTGTGATCAATTATTAGTGAAAGACCGGCCCATTAAGGCGATTACCTACCGAATTTCTGAGCGCCGGATTTACTTTGCTAAGTACCGGCACACGCACTTCTGGAAGCGGGTCGGGAATTCCTTTATCGGGGAAGATCTGAATGACTGA
- a CDS encoding RluA family pseudouridine synthase — protein sequence MTEFHWVNHQPSPLKLHTFLKHRGVTRSQLKRIKFHGGAILVNQQPRYPHTMLQPGDRITLCLPPEPQNPHLQVSHHPVQILFEDDNYLIVNKPANVATVPSHLYPNDTLVNRVLGYYCRKETENRVIHVVNRLDRGTSGPVIFAKHSFAHSLVDRQLQQHRVRKEYVAVVTGRVVNEHASIVLPIGRKPGSFLARMVLATGRYSRTEFWRVASTDQHTLVKIRLHTGRTHQIRVHFAALGLPLVGDWLYNPTNHELDHQALHCYRIAFWDQLGQQMITVTTPWPAELRQLMQPKKSFPG from the coding sequence ATGACTGAGTTTCACTGGGTTAATCACCAACCCAGCCCGCTGAAACTACACACCTTTTTGAAGCACCGCGGCGTGACTCGTTCACAATTAAAACGCATCAAGTTTCATGGGGGCGCCATTTTGGTTAATCAGCAACCCCGGTATCCCCACACGATGCTGCAGCCGGGTGATCGAATTACGCTTTGCTTGCCTCCCGAACCCCAAAATCCCCACCTGCAGGTGTCACACCACCCGGTGCAGATTTTGTTTGAGGATGATAACTATTTAATCGTAAACAAGCCCGCGAACGTGGCAACGGTGCCTTCCCACCTGTATCCTAACGATACGTTGGTGAACCGGGTGCTCGGGTATTATTGTCGAAAAGAAACTGAAAATCGCGTCATTCACGTCGTGAACCGTTTAGACCGGGGGACCAGTGGCCCCGTGATCTTTGCAAAGCATAGTTTCGCGCACTCCTTGGTTGACCGGCAGTTACAACAGCATCGCGTGCGCAAGGAATACGTAGCCGTTGTAACGGGGCGGGTCGTCAACGAGCATGCTTCCATTGTGTTGCCGATTGGGCGAAAACCAGGGTCGTTTTTAGCCCGCATGGTCTTAGCGACCGGCCGGTACTCCAGAACTGAATTTTGGCGGGTTGCAAGCACTGACCAGCACACGCTGGTTAAAATTCGCCTGCACACGGGGCGCACCCACCAGATTCGGGTTCACTTTGCCGCCCTCGGATTACCGTTAGTGGGGGACTGGTTGTATAACCCTACCAACCATGAGTTAGACCACCAGGCGCTTCACTGTTACCGGATTGCCTTTTGGGATCAGTTAGGGCAGCAAATGATTACGGTCACCACCCCGTGGCCAGCTGAGTTGCGACAGTTAATGCAACCAAAAAAGAGCTTTCCCGGTTAG
- a CDS encoding DUF3397 family protein, whose product MNLVQVPQQISSLFQVQLVPFLGLIGALLIISLVRRLLKRRVLPRLRLLDLWPLFAMVVMPTLTIDEHGNTWLPALLCGWCVIGIVVLLGQLFKDGEVLLKHFFIIWWRIGDLYWLLGYVVALFYEIGIRL is encoded by the coding sequence ATGAACTTGGTGCAAGTTCCCCAGCAAATTAGTAGCCTATTTCAGGTGCAACTCGTCCCGTTTCTGGGCCTGATTGGCGCGCTCTTAATCATCAGCCTCGTCCGCCGGTTGTTGAAACGTCGGGTACTGCCGCGGTTGCGATTGCTGGATCTGTGGCCACTGTTTGCCATGGTTGTAATGCCGACTTTGACCATTGATGAGCATGGCAACACCTGGCTTCCAGCCCTACTTTGTGGCTGGTGTGTAATTGGAATCGTTGTTCTATTGGGGCAATTATTTAAAGATGGTGAAGTTCTTCTCAAACATTTTTTTATAATTTGGTGGCGGATTGGAGATTTATATTGGCTCCTTGGTTACGTGGTTGCCCTCTTTTATGAAATTGGAATTCGGCTCTAA
- a CDS encoding tRNA (cytidine(34)-2'-O)-methyltransferase, whose protein sequence is MTNHIVLFEPLMPANTGNIARTCAGTDTVLDLIKPLGFSVDDKHLKRAGLDYWEKVDIRYHENLPEFLQTVTQPEHMFLISKFGTKTYTDPDYHNPKQDYYFIFGKETTGLPERFEQRYAEQALRIPQDDQHIRALNLSNTCAIVIYEALRQQSFAGLERVHTYEHDKLKDFKE, encoded by the coding sequence ATGACGAATCACATTGTTTTATTTGAACCCCTCATGCCCGCAAACACCGGAAACATTGCGCGGACCTGTGCCGGCACTGATACCGTGTTAGATCTTATCAAACCCCTCGGTTTTTCCGTTGATGATAAGCATTTGAAGCGCGCCGGCTTGGATTACTGGGAAAAAGTTGACATTCGGTATCACGAAAACCTGCCGGAGTTCCTGCAAACGGTAACACAGCCGGAGCACATGTTTTTAATTTCGAAGTTTGGGACCAAGACCTATACGGATCCGGATTATCACAATCCCAAACAGGATTACTACTTTATCTTTGGCAAGGAAACCACGGGTTTGCCGGAACGGTTTGAACAGCGCTATGCTGAGCAGGCCCTGCGGATTCCCCAGGATGACCAACACATTCGGGCTTTGAACCTGTCCAATACCTGTGCCATCGTTATTTATGAGGCCCTGCGGCAGCAATCGTTTGCGGGGTTAGAACGGGTTCATACCTATGAACACGATAAACTAAAGGATTTTAAGGAGTAA
- a CDS encoding DsbA family protein: protein MIEMYLFVAPTCPSCLTAERAVTKVADGLTQKVRVKFIPYLQLGVINNSEQQIDYQIMLDYKAALFQGCKKGRMFLQHLQTQIINQNQAYSEALVNDAAKATHLDLEMFQEDRHSDLPLSAFKSDQALIREMNVPSHDNLVIFNCSSCANGLLVKDLDYDHLHKLCDQMEQQMQPATDNPNLRVL, encoded by the coding sequence ATGATTGAAATGTACTTATTTGTTGCGCCAACCTGTCCCAGCTGTCTCACAGCGGAACGGGCAGTTACCAAAGTAGCTGACGGCTTAACACAGAAAGTCCGCGTCAAGTTCATTCCCTATCTACAACTTGGTGTCATTAACAATTCCGAGCAACAAATTGATTACCAAATAATGTTAGATTACAAAGCAGCGCTCTTTCAAGGGTGTAAAAAGGGACGGATGTTCCTCCAACACTTACAAACCCAAATCATTAATCAAAATCAGGCTTATTCTGAAGCGTTGGTTAACGACGCTGCAAAAGCCACTCACTTGGATTTAGAAATGTTCCAGGAAGACCGCCACTCTGATTTACCGCTATCAGCGTTCAAATCAGACCAAGCCCTCATCCGTGAAATGAACGTCCCCAGCCACGATAACTTGGTTATTTTTAACTGCTCTAGCTGTGCCAACGGTTTACTTGTTAAAGATTTAGATTATGATCATTTACATAAACTCTGTGACCAGATGGAACAGCAAATGCAACCAGCAACGGATAATCCCAACCTGCGGGTGCTTTAA
- a CDS encoding DUF4044 domain-containing protein, translated as MTKWRDKTTFQKILYVFVWIMIIVTLAGVVLGSALTLFGS; from the coding sequence TTGACAAAGTGGAGAGATAAAACAACCTTTCAAAAAATTCTGTACGTGTTCGTTTGGATTATGATTATTGTCACCCTAGCCGGGGTGGTTTTAGGATCAGCACTTACCCTATTCGGAAGTTAA
- the mraZ gene encoding division/cell wall cluster transcriptional repressor MraZ → MLLGEYRHNIDTKGRLIIPAKFREQLGPQFMVTRGLDGCLFGYPPSEWEQVQEEIDHLPFNKRDARTFARLFFSAATECELDKQGRINLPEPLIKYAKLQKQCVLTGVSKRFEIWDAEKWDRYNEQAQDDFNEIAENLLDF, encoded by the coding sequence GTGCTACTTGGTGAATATCGTCACAATATTGACACGAAAGGACGCCTCATTATTCCCGCTAAGTTTCGCGAACAGCTTGGTCCGCAGTTTATGGTCACCCGCGGGCTCGATGGCTGTCTCTTTGGCTACCCACCGTCAGAATGGGAGCAGGTGCAGGAAGAAATTGACCACCTGCCGTTTAATAAGCGGGATGCCCGGACCTTTGCGCGGCTCTTTTTCTCCGCAGCGACGGAATGTGAGCTGGACAAGCAGGGTCGGATTAACCTCCCAGAACCCCTGATCAAGTACGCCAAGTTGCAAAAACAGTGTGTGCTAACTGGAGTTTCGAAGCGGTTTGAAATTTGGGATGCGGAGAAATGGGATCGCTATAACGAACAAGCTCAGGATGACTTTAACGAAATTGCTGAGAATTTACTGGATTTTTAA
- a CDS encoding GTP pyrophosphokinase: MSQNWELLLFPYQQAAKEWKVKLRGIRKEFQLQDEHSPIEFVTSRIKSVASIQEKMKRRNITPERLTEDMEDLCGLRIMCPFLDDVYEVVQLLRRRNDVEIVSERDYVNNEKESGYRSYHIVFRYPLQLVTGQREILVEIQIRTLAMNFWATLEHSLNYKHPDVFPPDVHQRLQAASETAFKLDEEMSQIHHELAAADADADEATKDDKGEQ, encoded by the coding sequence GTGTCGCAAAATTGGGAGTTACTCTTGTTTCCCTACCAACAAGCCGCAAAAGAATGGAAAGTAAAACTACGCGGAATTCGGAAGGAGTTTCAGCTCCAAGATGAGCACTCGCCGATTGAATTTGTCACGAGTCGGATTAAATCGGTGGCAAGCATCCAAGAAAAAATGAAACGGCGTAACATTACGCCGGAGCGGCTGACGGAAGATATGGAAGATCTCTGTGGCTTACGAATCATGTGTCCCTTTCTAGACGATGTCTATGAGGTAGTGCAACTACTGCGCCGTCGCAATGACGTCGAGATTGTGTCGGAGAGAGACTACGTTAATAACGAAAAGGAGAGTGGGTACCGCTCTTATCACATCGTGTTTCGGTACCCGTTGCAACTGGTGACGGGGCAGCGTGAGATTCTTGTGGAAATTCAGATCCGGACCCTCGCCATGAACTTCTGGGCAACGTTAGAACATTCACTCAACTATAAACATCCGGATGTCTTTCCACCAGATGTACATCAACGGCTGCAGGCAGCCTCTGAGACGGCGTTTAAACTCGATGAGGAAATGTCACAAATTCATCATGAACTAGCGGCTGCGGATGCAGATGCAGATGAAGCAACAAAGGATGATAAAGGAGAACAATGA
- a CDS encoding DNA translocase FtsK, with protein MAAKQTTRKRTTRKKTTRRKPTKRTPSIWHRLATAVAKYRKNWLGLLIVALAGLGTFKLGLVGALVANLARLVVGNLYPVFLIGIALVGIWWLLAIPRLKISFRNWLSLLCLSAGSLLGASLLLFNGLGIHVQLVQITWETVLSDLMRGQVHANAGGGLIGAVLLAGCAKLFSWLGATIIAGLLLLTGVLLLFRVNVVQVGQVVSKWVHAWVEAGQAAWHRHQLARKTAQTAAKPQPSAPESPVTPQATAAKPQPQPTTSADEPPLEEQDVTTPPLAPRIQVASEVQPQPVVRDEPASSVATTDADAPTTEYQLPTVDLLEQVPPVNQKQESQTASHNTEVLRSTLQSFGIDAQVKDVRIGPSVTEYELEPAIGVKVSKIVNLSDDLALALAAKDIRIEAPIPGKSLIGIEVPNQKVATVSFREVFEQQTAADQQRILSVPLGKDVNGQVISCDLTRMPHLLIAGSTGSGKSVAINGMLTSLLLKANPDQVKLMLIDPKRVELGVYNGIPHLLSPVVSDPKKAARALNKVVNLMEQRYELFAKNGQRKIDGYNEMIRKKRQTEATTETELPYIVVVVDELADLMMTVSNEVESAIIRLAQMGRAAGVHMVLATQRPSVDVITGLIKANVPSRIAFAVSSGTDSRTILDANGAEKLLGRGDMLYQPIGQTKPNRVQGSYISDTDVEAVIAAAKKEGAPEYDENLVVTDAELEAESEAEEQDPLFDEALDYVVHERKASTSMLQRRFRIGYNRAARIIDDFEQRGYVSPQRGSTPRTVYKQATADE; from the coding sequence GTGGCGGCTAAACAAACAACGCGAAAACGAACAACACGCAAGAAAACGACCCGACGCAAACCAACCAAACGGACTCCCAGTATTTGGCACCGGCTAGCAACCGCAGTTGCAAAGTACCGGAAAAACTGGCTTGGTTTACTAATTGTTGCTTTAGCCGGGTTAGGGACTTTCAAACTGGGGCTCGTGGGTGCATTGGTAGCTAATTTGGCCCGGTTGGTGGTCGGTAATCTCTATCCCGTGTTCTTAATCGGGATAGCACTGGTGGGAATCTGGTGGTTGTTGGCAATTCCCCGGTTGAAGATTAGTTTTAGAAATTGGCTGAGTTTGCTTTGTCTGAGTGCCGGGAGTTTGTTAGGAGCGTCCCTGTTACTGTTCAACGGGTTAGGGATTCACGTTCAACTTGTCCAAATCACGTGGGAAACCGTGCTTTCTGACCTAATGCGGGGGCAAGTGCATGCTAATGCAGGGGGTGGGCTAATTGGGGCCGTCCTGCTAGCTGGCTGTGCTAAATTATTTTCCTGGCTCGGGGCGACCATCATTGCTGGCCTATTGTTACTAACCGGGGTTCTCTTACTGTTCCGGGTTAACGTAGTTCAGGTAGGACAGGTGGTGTCAAAGTGGGTCCATGCTTGGGTCGAAGCCGGTCAAGCCGCTTGGCACAGACACCAGCTCGCCCGAAAGACTGCCCAGACGGCTGCTAAACCGCAACCATCTGCACCGGAATCACCGGTAACGCCCCAAGCGACAGCTGCTAAACCGCAGCCTCAGCCGACCACGTCCGCTGACGAACCACCGCTTGAGGAGCAGGATGTGACTACTCCGCCGTTGGCGCCTCGCATTCAGGTCGCTAGTGAAGTGCAACCCCAACCAGTAGTCCGGGACGAGCCAGCTTCATCGGTTGCCACAACGGATGCGGATGCCCCGACCACCGAGTACCAGTTGCCCACGGTGGATCTTTTAGAACAGGTCCCGCCGGTTAATCAAAAGCAGGAATCGCAAACCGCCTCGCATAATACTGAAGTGCTCCGCTCGACCCTGCAGAGCTTTGGGATTGATGCCCAGGTAAAAGACGTCCGGATTGGACCGTCGGTAACGGAATACGAATTGGAACCGGCGATTGGGGTGAAAGTCAGCAAGATCGTTAATTTAAGTGACGATTTGGCGCTTGCTTTGGCTGCCAAGGACATTCGGATTGAGGCGCCCATTCCAGGGAAGTCTTTGATTGGAATTGAAGTTCCCAACCAAAAGGTCGCCACCGTCTCCTTTCGGGAGGTCTTTGAACAGCAAACGGCGGCTGACCAGCAGCGGATTTTAAGCGTGCCCCTCGGCAAGGATGTCAACGGGCAGGTAATTTCTTGTGATCTGACGCGGATGCCACACCTCTTAATTGCAGGATCGACGGGGAGCGGGAAGTCAGTTGCCATTAACGGGATGCTGACCAGTTTACTATTAAAAGCTAATCCCGATCAGGTTAAACTGATGCTCATCGACCCCAAACGGGTGGAACTCGGTGTTTACAACGGGATTCCCCACCTGCTGTCTCCGGTCGTTTCCGATCCGAAGAAGGCGGCGCGGGCGCTGAATAAAGTTGTCAACTTAATGGAACAACGGTACGAACTGTTTGCGAAAAACGGACAGCGTAAGATCGACGGTTATAACGAGATGATTCGGAAAAAGCGCCAAACGGAAGCGACGACCGAAACGGAATTGCCGTACATCGTCGTGGTCGTTGACGAACTGGCGGATTTGATGATGACCGTTTCCAATGAAGTGGAAAGTGCCATCATCCGGCTAGCACAGATGGGCCGGGCGGCCGGGGTGCACATGGTGCTCGCGACCCAGCGACCTTCCGTTGATGTAATTACAGGGTTAATTAAAGCGAACGTGCCCTCCCGGATCGCATTTGCGGTTTCCAGTGGAACCGACTCGCGGACGATTTTAGATGCCAACGGGGCGGAAAAACTCCTGGGACGTGGGGACATGCTGTACCAGCCCATTGGACAAACTAAACCTAATCGGGTCCAGGGTTCGTACATTTCGGATACCGATGTAGAGGCGGTGATTGCCGCGGCTAAAAAAGAGGGGGCTCCCGAGTATGATGAGAACCTCGTTGTCACGGATGCAGAACTAGAGGCCGAATCGGAGGCCGAAGAGCAGGATCCATTGTTTGATGAAGCGTTAGACTACGTGGTGCATGAGCGCAAAGCGAGCACCTCAATGTTGCAACGGCGCTTTCGGATTGGCTACAATCGAGCGGCGCGGATCATTGATGATTTCGAACAGCGCGGCTACGTGAGTCCCCAACGCGGAAGTACGCCGCGCACGGTTTATAAACAGGCCACTGCTGACGAATAG